TCGTGTCCGAGGGCTTCACGCTCAAGGGTATGGACGAGGCGTACAGCGACAAGGGTCTGGATGCCTTCAACCGCCCGCGTCTCGGCGGCATCAGCGAGGTGCTTGCGCCTGAGATCGAGCGGATCACCGGCATCGAGACCCGTTCGACCGTTCTCGGGCACATCCAGCGCGGCGGCTCGCCCTCCGGCTTCGACCGCGTGCTCGCCACCCGCCTGGGGCTGAGCGCCGCCGACGCGCTCGTCGACGGCGCCTGGGGTCAGATGGTCGCTCTGCGCGGCACCGACATCGTGCGGGTGCCGTTCGAAGAGGCCCTCGGCGAGCTCAACACCGTGCCGCTGTCGCGCTACGAGGAGGCCGCAGCCCTGTTCGGCTGACCCGCCGCGCCCTGAGCGGTTCGGCATGCGCCCCTTCACCGATGTCTCACAAGATATGGGTGCGGGGCAGGCTCACCCGCCGCTTCTGAGACATCCTCCTCGTGCGTGTCACACAAGGTGCGGGTGCAGGGCGGCCCCACCCGCCAGTTCTGGGACATCCCTCTCTCATCGAGCGTGTCCCACAAGATGCGGGTGCCGGGCAGCCTCACCCGCAGGTTCTGAGACATGCGTGCGCACGTCACCGAAGTCCGGGATGCCAGCCGGCGGCGACGAGAGCCCTCGCGACCTTGTCGACGGCGATCCGAGGATCCGGACGCACGTGATGGCTGAGGATGCGCACATGATCCCAGTTCTGCCGGCGAATCGCGTCCCAGCGGTCGGCATCCTTCGCGAACTGCTCATCGGATGCATGCTGCCGGCCGTCGTACTCCGGGGCGACGCGATACTTCCGATACGCGAGGTCCAGACGCGCGATGAACGCGCCGGTCGAATCGCGCAGCTCGACGTTGAGATCCGGTTCCGGCAGTCCCGCACGCGTGAGCAGCAGCCGCAGGCGGGTCTCCTCAGGGCTCTCCGAGCCGACGCGGATCTCCTGCAGTGCGCGGACGAGTCGACCGCGCACATCACCGCCGGCGAGGACCTCCTCCCAGAGATCATCGATCGTAAGCAGTGAGTTGCGCGGGTGGACGAGGAAGTCGCCGGCGACGATGAGGTCGTCCACGCTCCAGTGAGCGACGGCCTGCCGCCACATGCGAGCGGGGTGTTCCACGGGGAGGCCCTGCACCGCCCACCGTGCCGGCTCCCGCTGTTGAAGGCGGTGGCCGATCACGCCTCGCCGTCGCGGCTGGGGATGCGGCCGCCGCACCGAGACATGCACCGCCCGTCTGGGGGCTGACGTGAAGGGCAGCGGCGTGCCCAGCAGCGCCAGACCGGTCTCGTGGCTGAAGAACTGATGCTCGGTCAATGCAGGAGCGATGCCTCTGATGTCGTCGAGCAGGACTCTCTTCAGCTCCTCCATGCGTGCTGCGGGCGTCGCATCCGTCAGGGGTGCCCTCGTCGTGAGCGCCGCAGGCGGAACCCGGACTCCTCGTGTCGGGGCGAGCAGATCCGCGGCTCTCAGGCGCGAGGCACTGACCCCGAGACGACGGGCAGTCGCCACGGCGAATGGGTCGGTGCGGAGGTTCAGTGGAAGGGGCGTCCGGTGAGACATGGCTCGATCTCAGCCCATCGCGGTGGGTCGTGGGATCCGCATTCCAGCGCCTGTGCACAACCGCGTCGATCCGCTCTCCTGTGCAGGAGGAACGCGCCACTGCGGCATGTCCGAGAAGGTGCGGGTCGTCGGCGCGGTGAGTAGCGCCTTCTGGGACATGCACCCGGATGGTGTCGCAGAAGATGCGGGTGCCGGGAACCGGCACCCGCATCTTGTGGGACATGGTGGGAATGAGGCGCGGGCCTGCAGTCGGCCGGCAGTTTCGACCGAGACACGCCGCGGGAAGACGCGCCCCTCCAGCAGGCCGGCTTCAGCCGGCGAGGCCCAGCACGTCGAGCATCCAGGCGATCTCGAACGCCCGCTCGCGCCAGGCGTTGTACCGTCCGCTCACGCCGCCGTGCCCGGCGGACATCTCGCACTTGAGGATGACGTCCTGCGCGCCGGCGTACCGCAGCGCGGCCACCCACTTGGCGGGCTCGACGTACAGCACCCGGGTGTCGTTCAGCGAGGTCATCGCCAGGATCCGCGGATAGGCGGTGCCGGGTCGGATGTTCTCGTACGGCGTGTACGTCTTCATGTAGGCGTAGACCTCGGGGTCGTGCAGCGGGTCGCCCCACTCGTCCCACTCCACGACGGTCAGCGGCAGCGACGGGTCGAGGATCGACGTCAGAGCGTCGACGAACGGCACGCTGGCGAGGATGCCGGCGAACAGCTCGGGCGCGAGGTTCGCCACCGCTCCCATCAGCAGACCGCCGGCGCTGCCGCCCTCGGCGACCATCCGTTCGGGGGTCGTCACGCCGGTGTCGACGAGGTGGCGACCGCAGGCGATGAAGTCGGTGAAGGTGTTGCGCTTGCTGAGCTCCTTGCCGTCCTCGTACCAGTGCCTGCCCATCTCTCCACCGCCGCGCACGTGGGCGACGGCGAAGACGACGCCGCGGTCGAGCAGCGACAGCCGCATGGTCGAGAAGCCGGGGTCGATCGAGTGCTCGTACGAGCCGTACCCGTACAGGTGCACCGGGCGCACCTCCCCACCCGGATCTCCGAACGAGCGCTTCCAGACCAGCGAGATCGGCACCCGCACTCCGTCGGGCGCGGTCGCCCACTCGCGACGCTGCCCGTACTCCGCCGGGTCGTACCCACCCAGCACGGGCTGCTGCTTGCGCACGTGCTTCACCCCGGTCGACGGCTCGAGGTCGAGCACGGTCGACGGCGTCACGAACGACGCGTAGCCCATCCGCAGGAACGGCGAGTGCCACTCCGGGTTGCCGCTGAAGTACGCCTCGTACAGCGGCTCGTCGAACCCGACGACGTCGAGTTCACCGGTGCGGTAGTCGAGCAGCGCCGCGTGCGGCATCCCGTCGGTGCGGAACTCCACCGTCGCGAAATCGCGGAAGCAGTCCACATCGAGCAGCCGGCGCCCGGGAGTGTGGGGGAGCAGCACCTGCCGGTCGCCCTGCGGGTCGGATGCCGCCACCGAGACGAGCTCGAAGTCCAGGGCCCCGTCATTGTGCAGGATCAGCAGTCGGTCCTCGCCGTCGACGACGGCGTGGTCGACGGCGTACTCGACTCCGTCACGACGCGGCCAGACGACCTGCGGGGCCGAGGTCGGGTCGGCGAGATCGACGAGCAGCTCCTCGCTGGTGATCTTCGATCCGAGCCCGATCACGAGGTACTTCCGGCTGCGGGTGATGCCGGCGCCCAGCCAGAACCGCTCGTCGGGCTCATGGAACAGCTTCACGTCATCGTCGGCGGGGGTGCCGATGCGGTGCAGCCAGAGGGTGTCGGGCCGCCACGCGTCATCGCGCGTGGTGTAGATCACCGACTGCCCGTCGGGGGTCAGGAACGCCTGCCCTGTGTTCTCGATCACGTCGGCGAGCCGCTCGCCCGAGCCGAGGTCGCGCACGTGCACCGTGTACAGCTCCGAGCCCTCGAGGTCGACCGACCACAGCATCCGCGAGCCGTCCTCCGACATGTCGAACGCGCCCAGCGAGAAGAACTCGTGACCCTCGGCCTCGGCGTTACCGTCGAGCAGCACCACCTCGCCCTGCACGGGGACACCCGGCTCGAGAACGGGAGGCGTCCAGACGTCGCCGATCGCCGCGGTGCGGCACTGGATGCCGTACTGCGCGCCCTCCTCGGTGCGGGCGTAGTACCACCAGTCGCCGCGACGGGTCGGCACCGACAGATCGGTCTCGAGCACCCGCGCCTTGACCTCCTGGAACACGGTCTCGCGCAGAGCGCCGAGGTGCTCGGTGCGGGCCTCGGCGTAGTCGTTCTCGGCTTCGAGGTGCGCGATCACCTCGGCATCCTCCTTCGCCCTGAGCCATTCGTACGCGTCCTCGAACGCGTCGCCGTGGTGGGTGCGGGTGATCGGACGTCGGGCCGCGGCGGGCGGCGGCATGCGGGAATCGCTCACTCCTCAACGCTAGCGGAGCGGTCCCCGCCGGGGCCGAGGGTGCGGGGTGAAGTTGACCGACGGGGACCCGGGTGGGAGGATTCAGGCGGGCCCGTTAACGGAACATGAACCCACGGTGAACTCTTCGTTCGTCACGCCGCCGCGGCGGCATCCCCTCCTGGCAATCCCAACGAAAGAGAACGGTGGAAACCGCAGCCCTCGTCGTCGTGCTGGTCATTGCGCTGGCGCTCTTCTTCGATTTCACAAACGGATTCCACGACACCGCGAATGCGATGGCGACGCCCATCGCGACCGGTGCGCTGAAGCCCAAGACCGCCGTGCTGCTCGCGGCCGTGCTGAACCTCGTCGGCGCGTTCCTGTCGACCGAGGTCGCCAAGACCGTCTCGGGCGGCATCGTGAACGAGGGCGACATCTCCAACGCTCTGCTGCCGCAGCTGATCTTCGCCGGACTCATCGGCGCCATCACGTGGAACATGCTCACGTGGCTGCTCGGCCTGCCCTCCAGCTCGTCGCACGCCCTGTTCGGCGGTCTCATCGGCGCCACCCTCGTCGGTGTCGGCGTCTCGGGCATCAACTTCGGTGTCGTGATGTCGAAGGTCGTGCTTCCGGCTGTGATCGCCCCGCTGACCGCCGGGATCATCGCCTACACGGCGACGAAGGTGGCTTACGGGCTCACGCGTCGCTATGACGGCAAGCCCGACGGGCGCTCCGGCTTCCGCTGGGGTCAGATCTTCACCTCGTCGATGGTCGCCCTCGCGCACGGCACGAACGACGCGCAGAAGACGATGGGCGTGATCACGCTCGCGCTGATCACGGTCGGCTGGCAGACCGGCGACCCGAACAGCGAGAGCTACCACAACCCCGAGTTCTGGGTGATCGCAGCCTGTGCGTTCACGATCGCGCTGGGCACCTACCTCGGTGGATGGCGCATCATCCGCACACTCGGCAAGGGCCTGACTGAGGTCAAGCCGGCGCAGGGCTTCGCGGCCGAGAGCTCCACGGCCGCCACGATCCTCGCCTCGAGCGCCCTCGGCTTCGCGCTGTCGACCACCCAGGTCGCCTCCGGCTCGGTGATCGGATCGGGCCTGGGCCGCCGCGGCGCCAGCGTGCGCTGGCGCACGGCCGGGCGCATCGCGATCGGCTGGCTGCTCACCCTTCCGGCCGCCGGCGGTGTCGGTGGCCTCGCCGCACTGATCGTCGTCTGGCTGGGCGGCTGGGGCGTCGCGATCGACGCCGTCCTAGCTCTGATCGTGATCTTCGGCCTGTTCCTGCGCTCCCGCCGGGATGCCGTCACGCACGCCAACGCGATGAGCGACGTGGCCGCGTCCGGTCACGCCGTCGACCTTCCCGACGTACCTGGTCCGACCCGTCGCACCAGCCGCATCGAGCTGATGCGCGCGCTGGAGCGCGCCGAGCGCAAGGCCGATGAGGCTGAGCGTGCGGCACGTCGCGCCAAGAAGCTCAAGAAGGCGGGCGGCTCGCCCAGCGAGGTCAAGGCCGCGCGCAAGGCCGCCGAGAAGGCGGCGCAGAAGTATCAGGATGCCGAGAAGGCGGCGCAGGAGTGGGAGACCCTCAGCGCCAGCCGACGCGCGCGGGCCAAGCTCGCCGAGTGGGATCTCGCGATCGACGAGCAGGAGGACGCCCGATGAGCGTGGTGATCGACTGGGGCGCATTCCTGAACGTGTTCCTCGCCGCGATGATCGGCGCCGTCGCGACCGTGGTGTTCTACGCCCTCGGTCTGCGGATGCTGGTGCGCGCCGGTCGCGTGCCCGTCGTGACGCCGGCGGAGTTCACCGACGCGATCACCGTGCTCTCCGACAAGGAGATCCGCCGTGCGGAGAAGGCGGCGGCGAAGGCCGCACGCAAGAGCCCGCTGAGCGAGGGGCAGAAGACGCTGGCGTTCGGCGCGGCGATCCTCTTCTTCGTACTGTGCGGCGCGGCCGTGCTCGGCGGCATCCTACTCATCGTCATCGGCTTCTGATCGCGACGCACCGTCGGACGCGTCCGACGGCGGCGCAGCGCACGCACGCCGCCCCGGTCGCGCGTCATCGTGGATGTCGTCGTCCGGCCGTAGGCTGAGCGCATGGTCGATCTGCCCGTCTTCGGGCGCCACCAGCCGGCGTCCCACACGATCATCCACCTCAGCGACCCGCATTTCCTGGCCGACGGCGCCAGGCACGCCGGTGGCGCGGACAGTGAGGGGAACTTCGACCTCACGCTCGCGAGCGTCAGCCGGGTGCATCCGCATCCGTCCGCGATCGTCGTCACGGGAGACCTGACCGATCTCGGCGAGCCCGACGCCTACCGGCGTCTGCGCGCGGCGCTCGAGCCGGTGGCGGCGCAGCTGGGCTGCCCGATCATCTGGGTCGCGGGCAACCACGACGAGCGCCCCGCGCTGCGCGAGGGACTGCTCGACGGGCCGCCCACCCAGGATCCGGTGACAGGGGTGTGGGATCTCGACGGTCTGCGCCTGATCGCGCTCGACACGAGCATCCCCGGTTGGCATCACGGCGATGTCGACGAGCAGCAGCGCGAGTGGCTGGCCGGCGTGCTGTCCGAACCGGCTCCGCACGGCACGCTGCTGGCGATGCACCACCCGCCCCTGCCGGCGCACGTGCCGCTCTTCGACATCCTCGAGCTGCGCCACCAGGATGAACTGGCCGAGGTCATCCGCGGCACCGACGTGCGCGGCATCCTCGCCGGGCACCTGCACTACTCCTCATCCGGGATGTTCGCGGGCGTGCCGGTGAGCGTCGCCTCGTCGACCTGCTACACGATGAACCTCGGCAGAGCGGCCACCGAGGTCAACGGGATGGATGCCGCCCAGTCGTTCCAGCTCGTCCACGTGCGCCCCGAGACGATCACGCACACCGTGGTTCCGGTGGCCGATGCGCCCACCGGCGACTACTTCAGCGAGGAGTGGCTGCAGCAGATGGCGCGGCTGTCGCCGCAGCAGCGACTCGAGGTCTTCTCCCGCAAGCCGCCCGTGGCGCAGGCGTAGACTGGTGGCATCCCCCGAGTACTGATCGCCACTACCCACAAGGATGTGACATGGCCGTTGACGCGCCTGCCCTGACCCGTATTGAGACCGACTCGATCGGAAGCCTCGAGATCCCCGCTGACGCGTACTACGGCGTCCACACGCTGCGGGCCGAGCAGAACTTCCCGATCACGAAGAGGCCGATCTCCGTCTACCCCGACCTGATCCGGGCCCTCGCGATGGTCAAGCAGGCCAGCGCCCGCACGAACCGCGAGATCGGCGTGCTCGACGAGGTGCGCGCAGACCTCATCGACCGCGCTTCGCAGCGCGTCATCGACGGTGAGTTCCACGACCAGTTCGTGGTCGGCGTGATCCAGGGCGGCGCCGGTACGTCGACGAACATGAACGCCAACGAGGTCATCACGAACATCGCGCTCGAGATGGCCGGGCGTGAGAAGGGCGACTACGCGTACCTATCGCCGATCGACCACACCAACCGCAGCCAGTCCACCAACGACGTGTATCCGACGGCCGTGAAGATCGGCCTGTCGCTGAACCTGCGCTCGTTGCTCGACGAACTCGACCTGCTGCGCCGGTCGTTCCTGGGCAAGGCGGGGGAATTCCACGACATCCTCAAGGTGGGGCGCACCCAGTTGCAGGACGCCGTTCCGATGACGCTCGGTCAGGAGTTCCACGGCTTCGCCACGACGCTCGGCGAGGACCACAGCCGGCTCACCGAGAACGCCTCGCTGCTCACCGAGATCAACATGGGCGCGACCGCCATCGGCACCGGCATCACCACGCACCCCGACTACGCGGCGACAGTGCTGCGCCACCTGCGCGAGATCAGCGGGCTGAACCTCAGCACCGCCAGCGACCTGGTCGAGGCGACCAGCGACACCGGCGCCTTCATGTCGTTCTCGGCATCACTCAAGCGCAACGCGATCAAGCTGTCGAAGATCTGCAACGATCTGCGTCTGCTGTCGTCCGGTCCGCAGGCGGGCTTCGGCGAGATCAACCTGCCCGCCATGCAGGCCGGCTCGAGCATCATGCCGGGCAAGGTCAACCCGGTCATCCCCGAGGCGGTCAACCAGGTCGCCTTCGCGGTGGCGGGCGCCGACGTCACGGTCACCATGGCGGTCGAGGGCGGGCAGCTGCAGCTCAACGCCTTCGAGCCGGTGATCGCGCACTCGATCTTCCAGTCCATCACCTGGATGCGCCAGGCCATGTGGACGCTGCGCGTGAACTGCGTCGACGGCATCACCGCCAACCGCGAGCGTCTGGGCGCCATGGTCGGCGCCTCGGTGGGCGTCGTCACCGCGCTCACGCCGTTCATCGGCTACGCGGCCTCGGCGGCACTCGCGAAGACCGCGCTGCTGACCAACCGCAACATCGCCGACCTCGTCGTCGAGGCCGGCCTGATGTCGCGCGAAGAGGTCATGAAGCAGATCTCGCCCGCGCGGCTGTCGGGCCTCGAGGCCGTCACCTCGGTGATCCCGGTGATCGCCGCCGAGGACCTTCCGGAGAACTGATCCCCACGCCCACGAGCTGCGTCCTCACAGCACAGAAGGCGGATGCCGTACGGCATCCGCCTTCTGCATGTCCGGCGCCCGCGGGCGCGGGGATCAGTCCAGAATGCGGCAGTGCGTGGTGAGCTCTCCGATGCCCGCGATCCCGACCGTCACGGTGGAGCGGTCGCGCAGGAAGATCTGCGGGTCGCGGGAGTAGCCGGCACCACCGGGGCTGCCGGTGGAGATCAGCGTGCCAGGCAGCAGCGTGACCGAGGTCGACAGGTGCGCGATGAGGGTGGCGACGGAGCGCACCATCTGGCCGGTGCTGGCGTCCTGCACGGTGTGACCGTCGACGACGGCCCAGATGTGCAGATCCTGCGGGTCGGGGATCTCGTCGGCGGTCACGACGACCGGGCCTGTCGGCGTGAAGCCGTCGAAGGACTTGCACCGCGACCACTGCGCCTCGGCGAACTGGATGTCGCGCGCGGTCACGTCGTTGACCGCCGTGTATCCCCAGACCGCGTCGAGGGCGTTCTCGGCGGTTACGTCCTTCGTCGGCCGCCCGATGATGACCCCGAGCTCGGCCTCGTAGTCGATCGACTCGCTGAGACTGCGGGGCCAGCTCGTGGTGCGGCCGTGGCCGGTGAGCGAGTTGGGCCACAGCGTGAAGACGGTCGGGGCGGTGTCGGTCTTCAGCCCGAGCTCGCTGGAGTGGGCGGAGTAGTTCAGGCCGACCGCGAGGATCGCGGGCGGGTCGATGACGGCGGAGTCGAACCCGAACCCGTCCAGCGGATGCCGTGGGGCGGACGCCTCGCCGACGGCGGCGCGGACGCGGTCGAGCAGGTCGTCGCCACCCTCGATGAGCTCCTGCAGGGTGCGCGGGGCGGGGGAGAGGAGGTCGCTGACGAGGATCGCATCCTCGCCGTCGATGACCGCGAGGTGGAGGGAGTCGGTGTCGCTCGCGCGCAGATGGGCAAACCGCATGCCCTCTACGCTACCGGCAGGCATGCCGGAGCGCGGCGAGGCTCCCTCTAGGCTTTCCCTATGAGCTTTGGAGGACAGCCCCCGGCAGACGCACCGCCGCCTCCCTCGGGGCCGCCTTCCCGGCGAGCAGGGCGGCCTGCCCACGGCATCCGGCCGCAGCCGATCTACGGGCGGCCTCCGCAGCCCTTCCACGACAGGCCTCCCCAGCCCGCGTACGGCGCGCCCTCGGCGGCGGGAGCACCGCACGGCTCTGCGGCGACCGCATCCGTGTTCCCGGCGACCGGTTCGCATCCCGCGCCGGTGCCGCCGTCTCCGGCGCCGGCGATTCCGGCGCTGCCCATGCCGGTGCGGAAGGGCCGCTCGGTCTCGATCTGGATGTTCGGGGTGCTGGGCTTCGCGCTGATGGCCCTGGTCGCCTACTTCGCGCTGTTCCTGGGCGCGGGCGCCTCGGTGGTGGGGCTGGTGCTGGCGTTCATCCCGCTCGGGATCGTGCTGTTCGGGGTGCGCCTGATCGATCGCTGGGAACCCGAGCCGCGCAGTCTGGTGATCTTCGCCCTGGCGTGGGGCGCGGTCGTGTCGGTCGGCATCACGCTGCTGTTCGACCTGATGCTGAGCTTCGCGGTCGGTTCGCGGGACGCCATGTTCAGCGGACTGGTCCAGGCGCCGGTGGTCGAGGAGATCGCGAAGGGCGCGGGCGTGCTGCTGGTGTTCGCGATCGGGCGGCGGGCGTTCGACGGCCCGGTGGACGGCGTGGTCTACGGCGCCCTGGTCGGAGCGGGCTTCGCGTACACCGAGAACATCCAGTACTTCGGCATCAGCCTCGTCACCGGCGGGGCGGGCGAGCTCACCGTCACCTTCATCCTGCGCGGCCTCGTCTCGCCGTTCGCGCACGCGATGTTCACCGCATTGACGGGCTTCGCGATCGGGCTCGCCGTCCGCCGCGGTGCCACCGGCGCTGGGGCCTTCGGCGCGGGATCGGTCGGCGTCGTCGGCGCGATCGTGCTGCACGCCTTCTGGAACGGCTCGTCGCTGCTGGGTGACTTCCTGCTGCTGTACCTGACCACGCAGGTGCCGCTGTTCCTCGCGTTCATCATCGCGATCGTGCTGCTGCGGCGCGAGGAGGCGCGTCTGACGCAGCTGCGCCTGGGCGACTATGCGGCGGCAGGCTGGTTCACCCCCGAGGAGGTCGTCATGCTGGCGACGCCCGCCGGGCGTCGGGTGGGGCTGCAGTGGGCGGCAGGGCTGCGGGGTGACAGGAGAGTGCTCATGCGCTCGTTCATCCGTGACGCGACGACCCTCGCCGCTGTGCGGCAGCGGGCGATCAACGGCCACGATGCCTATGCGGCGGCGGATGAGCACGCGCTGCTGCTGCGCACCCGCGCGACCAGGGCGCAGCTGCTGGCCTACTGAGCCGGATCGGCGCTGCTTGACAGGCGACCGAGACCGCCGCGGACAGACTCAGCGCCCGGTGCTGCGGCGATGCCTGCGAGTCTCCCGGGCGCTGAGTTGATCTACTGACTAGGGTGCCCCTGACCTCGGCGGAAGTCAAGAGCCGGACGGCTGTGAGGTGTCAGATGCTCTCGACGATCACGTCGAGGGCCACGCCCTCGCACGCGATGCGGGGCAGCTCGGCGAGGCGGCTGCCGCGTACCGAGTCGCCGGTCGCGCACCGCGGGTCGGTGGAGACCACCACGCGGCCGACGCCGTTGACGAGGGTCACCTGCTGGCCGAGAGCCGCGAAGCGCGGGGTCAGCTCGCGCTCGACCTCGGAGACCAGCAGATCCAGTCCCGCGACGCCCAGCTGTGCGCCGTCGGCGGTGATCGCGGGGACGGCGATCGTGATGGTGTACTCGTCGCTGCAGAGGTAGTCGACGTAGGGACCGGCCACGTGAGGGAGCCGGGTGCTCATCGGCACGCGGAACCACTCCAGTTCGCTGTAGTCGATGTGCTCCTTGTTCACCGTCTGCGAGGCGAGTACGAGCTTGCGCCGGTCGGAACCCTGCCACCAGGCGAGGTGTCCGCGTGCGTCGGCGAGCAGGTCGATCGCGGCGATGAAGCCGGCGCCGTACACCGGGGCATCGGAAAGGTCGAGGGTGCGCAGCGCGTAGGGCTCGACGACGGCGTCGAGCTTCGCCCTCGTGAGCGCGCCTGCGGCCAGCAGCCCTGCGAGCTCCTGCGCACAGGGTGCGACCCATTCCAGCAGGGTGCGGATCGGGGATCCGAAGTAGTCCTGCACGATCTGCGCGGCGCCGGCCGGCGCCGCCGTGGTGGTGATTGTGCTCATCGCGTCCTCCTGTGCACGTCGATGGGTGCGGTGTTCATACAGGGCTCTCGGGTGAGCCCTGCAGGCTGATCAGCGCGTCGATGACGTCGGTGACCATGTTCTCGGTGCGCCGCGCCGCCTCGTCGGGGTCGCCCGACTCCACTGCGGTGATGATGCGGACCAGGCTCGCGGTCTGTGCGCGCACGCCCTCGGCATCCGGGCCCGCCAGCCGCAGGTACGGCGAGAACTCGGCCTGGAGCTTCATCTGCTCGCGGGTCAGACGCGCCGACTGGCTGAGCGAGACGAGCTCGACCTGCACGTCGTCGAGTACACGGCGCTGCTGGTCCTGGTCGAGATCCTCGAGCCGTTCGAGCCTTTGCAGCACGCGGCCGATCTCGCTGGGGTCCGCGCGCCGCGCGGCCAGCCGCACCGCGGCGGCGGTGATGGCGGCGTAGTGCGCACCCATGTCGCGCAGCGTGATGCGCGAGGTGCGGGCGAGCTCGGCACGGGCGAAGGCGAGCGGATCGGCGTCATCGACGACGAAGCTGCCGCCGTTGCGCCCGCGCCTGGTCACGATCAGACCGCGTCCGCGCACGGTCAGCAGCGCCTCGCGCACGGTGACGGGCGCGACGCCGAAGCTGCGGGCGAGCTCGGATTCGGAGGGGAGGCGCTCTCCGGCGCGCAGATGACCGCGATGGATGGCATCGACCAGGCGGCGCTCCACCAGTTCGGCGCGGCCCTCGTCGCCGATCGGCTGGAACAGCGCGCCGTGCAGTCGGTGGGGCTGACGGGCGCGCCGTGCCGCTGCCGCCACGGGCGGTGCGTCGGAGATCGTCTCCGTCGGCGATGTCAGCGGATCCATACCGGGATTCTCGCACTTCCGACGACTTCGCGGAAAGACTTGAAATATGTCCTACGGTTTTATATGTTTAAGCCCACCTTCGAATTCGACGATGATCGAGGAGCACGACGATGACGACTGCCGCACCCACCTCGCCCGATGCGAGGAGCGCGACCGACCAGCAGGGGAGCGTCTCCCTGCAGGGGCTCTCGAAGTCCTTCGGCGACTTCACGGCCGTGCGCGATCTCGATCTGCACGTGGCACCGGGGGAGTTCCTCTCGATGCTCGGGCCCTCAGGCTCGGGCAAGACCACCGTGCTGCGGATCATCGCCGGCTTCGAGGAGGCCACCTCCGGAACCGTGCGCCTCTCCGGCGTCGATGTCACGCGCACGCCGCCCCACGCACGTGACGTGAACACCGTCTTCCAGGACTATGCGCTCTTCCCGCACATGACCATCGCCGACAACGTCGGCTACGGGTTGCGTGTGCGCGGCACGAGCAAGGCCGACCGCGTCGAGCAGGTGCGGCAGTCGCTCGAGCGCGTGCGTCTCGACCACGTCGCCGATCGCCTGCCGCATCAGCTCTCCGGCGGGCAGCGGCAGCGCATCGCGCTGGCCCGCGCGCTCATCCTGCGTCCGCAGGTGCTGCTGCTGGACGAACCGCTCGGCGCCCTCGACAAGCAGCTGCGCGAGCACATGCAGATCGAGCTGAAGCGCATCCAGCGCGAGGTCGGGATCACCTTCGTCTTCGTCACGCACGATCAGGAGGAGGCGCTGACCCTCAGCGACCGCGTCGCCGTGTTCAACAACGGCCGGATCGAGCAGATCGGCACCGCCCGCGAGGTGTACGAGGAGCCCACGACCGAGTTCGTGGCACGCTTCCTGGGGCTGTCCAACCTCATCTCCGCCGACCTGGCGCATGAGCTCACGGGTGACCGTCGCGCGATGAGCATCCGTCCCGAGCGGGTGCGGATGCTGCCCGCCGACGACGACCTCGCCGCCGGCGAGGTCGGACTCGCCGGCACGATCGGCGAGACCGTGTACACCGGTCCGTCGACCCGCTTCCTCGTCACCACGGATGCCGGTGTCGACATCCTCGCCGAACGGCCCAATGCCCATCACGACGGCGCCGCAGCCGCGCACCGCGGCGACCGTGTGCGCGTGGCGTGGAACCCCGCGCACGCTGCCCGCCTCCCCTGACCGACCCCGGCCCACCCGGCCACCCTGCCCCCTCACCCGCCACCCTGGCACTCACCCGCACCACCCCTCACCCGCACCACCGTGAGATCACAAAGGAGAGATCACATGAAGAA
This is a stretch of genomic DNA from Microbacterium sp. YJN-G. It encodes these proteins:
- a CDS encoding aspartate ammonia-lyase; the protein is MAVDAPALTRIETDSIGSLEIPADAYYGVHTLRAEQNFPITKRPISVYPDLIRALAMVKQASARTNREIGVLDEVRADLIDRASQRVIDGEFHDQFVVGVIQGGAGTSTNMNANEVITNIALEMAGREKGDYAYLSPIDHTNRSQSTNDVYPTAVKIGLSLNLRSLLDELDLLRRSFLGKAGEFHDILKVGRTQLQDAVPMTLGQEFHGFATTLGEDHSRLTENASLLTEINMGATAIGTGITTHPDYAATVLRHLREISGLNLSTASDLVEATSDTGAFMSFSASLKRNAIKLSKICNDLRLLSSGPQAGFGEINLPAMQAGSSIMPGKVNPVIPEAVNQVAFAVAGADVTVTMAVEGGQLQLNAFEPVIAHSIFQSITWMRQAMWTLRVNCVDGITANRERLGAMVGASVGVVTALTPFIGYAASAALAKTALLTNRNIADLVVEAGLMSREEVMKQISPARLSGLEAVTSVIPVIAAEDLPEN
- a CDS encoding fumarylacetoacetate hydrolase family protein, whose amino-acid sequence is MRFAHLRASDTDSLHLAVIDGEDAILVSDLLSPAPRTLQELIEGGDDLLDRVRAAVGEASAPRHPLDGFGFDSAVIDPPAILAVGLNYSAHSSELGLKTDTAPTVFTLWPNSLTGHGRTTSWPRSLSESIDYEAELGVIIGRPTKDVTAENALDAVWGYTAVNDVTARDIQFAEAQWSRCKSFDGFTPTGPVVVTADEIPDPQDLHIWAVVDGHTVQDASTGQMVRSVATLIAHLSTSVTLLPGTLISTGSPGGAGYSRDPQIFLRDRSTVTVGIAGIGELTTHCRILD
- a CDS encoding PrsW family intramembrane metalloprotease; the encoded protein is MPVRKGRSVSIWMFGVLGFALMALVAYFALFLGAGASVVGLVLAFIPLGIVLFGVRLIDRWEPEPRSLVIFALAWGAVVSVGITLLFDLMLSFAVGSRDAMFSGLVQAPVVEEIAKGAGVLLVFAIGRRAFDGPVDGVVYGALVGAGFAYTENIQYFGISLVTGGAGELTVTFILRGLVSPFAHAMFTALTGFAIGLAVRRGATGAGAFGAGSVGVVGAIVLHAFWNGSSLLGDFLLLYLTTQVPLFLAFIIAIVLLRREEARLTQLRLGDYAAAGWFTPEEVVMLATPAGRRVGLQWAAGLRGDRRVLMRSFIRDATTLAAVRQRAINGHDAYAAADEHALLLRTRATRAQLLAY
- a CDS encoding cache domain-containing protein — its product is MSTITTTAAPAGAAQIVQDYFGSPIRTLLEWVAPCAQELAGLLAAGALTRAKLDAVVEPYALRTLDLSDAPVYGAGFIAAIDLLADARGHLAWWQGSDRRKLVLASQTVNKEHIDYSELEWFRVPMSTRLPHVAGPYVDYLCSDEYTITIAVPAITADGAQLGVAGLDLLVSEVERELTPRFAALGQQVTLVNGVGRVVVSTDPRCATGDSVRGSRLAELPRIACEGVALDVIVESI
- a CDS encoding FadR/GntR family transcriptional regulator, giving the protein MDPLTSPTETISDAPPVAAAARRARQPHRLHGALFQPIGDEGRAELVERRLVDAIHRGHLRAGERLPSESELARSFGVAPVTVREALLTVRGRGLIVTRRGRNGGSFVVDDADPLAFARAELARTSRITLRDMGAHYAAITAAAVRLAARRADPSEIGRVLQRLERLEDLDQDQQRRVLDDVQVELVSLSQSARLTREQMKLQAEFSPYLRLAGPDAEGVRAQTASLVRIITAVESGDPDEAARRTENMVTDVIDALISLQGSPESPV